A genomic segment from Limosilactobacillus sp. encodes:
- a CDS encoding ABC transporter substrate-binding protein/permease, with protein MRKKSWKKFIASLIAVVAIVVGWLIVEPQSASADQTYTFATNGTFAPFEMQDSKGGYSGKNPGIEIEMLQQIAKHEHFKYQFKSMSFNGDLQALEGGQVDAVMAGMSVTNERKQKYDFSKAYYTDGVMMAVAKNSKIKSLKQLRGKTVSAKSGTSAALFLKKNQKKYGYKIKYFDSSNTMWNDVKNGNAAATFDDGPVLQYGIRQGVDLKIVTKKPIDAQPVAIGFQKGQNKELQAKINDGITWMKKTGRMQKIINKYTKSKATTKNSTQAHTIMGLLKANKSALLSGLWMTLKLTIVGIIFAMIFGIILGVLGVVENKFANGLSSTLIYIFRGIPMIVLAFFIYMGLPNVIGHKVPLFLAGILTLTFDEGAYIGAIVKGGFESVNVGQWEAARSLGLPYSKALIKVIAPQGFKLMVPSLVNQFIITLKDTSILSAIGLMELTQTGTVIISQNMEGFRMWTIIAVIYIIIITLLTWLSNYVQKRMD; from the coding sequence ATGCGGAAGAAGAGTTGGAAAAAATTCATTGCCAGCTTGATTGCAGTTGTGGCAATCGTGGTCGGGTGGCTGATTGTCGAACCGCAATCCGCCTCCGCTGATCAGACCTACACCTTTGCCACCAACGGAACCTTTGCCCCGTTCGAAATGCAGGACAGCAAGGGCGGCTATTCTGGGAAGAACCCCGGGATCGAAATTGAAATGCTTCAGCAGATTGCTAAGCACGAACACTTCAAGTACCAGTTCAAGTCAATGAGCTTCAACGGGGACCTGCAAGCCTTGGAAGGTGGCCAGGTTGATGCCGTCATGGCCGGGATGAGTGTCACTAACGAGCGGAAGCAAAAGTACGATTTCTCCAAGGCGTACTACACCGATGGGGTCATGATGGCCGTTGCCAAGAACAGCAAGATCAAGTCATTGAAGCAGCTGCGTGGCAAGACCGTTTCCGCCAAGTCCGGAACCAGTGCCGCCCTCTTCTTGAAGAAGAACCAGAAGAAATACGGTTACAAGATTAAGTACTTCGATTCCTCAAACACGATGTGGAACGATGTCAAGAACGGGAACGCCGCGGCAACCTTCGATGATGGTCCAGTTCTTCAATACGGGATCCGGCAGGGGGTTGACCTCAAGATCGTTACCAAGAAGCCAATCGACGCCCAGCCGGTTGCCATTGGTTTCCAGAAGGGTCAAAACAAGGAACTGCAGGCCAAGATCAACGACGGGATTACCTGGATGAAGAAGACTGGCCGGATGCAGAAGATCATCAACAAGTACACGAAGAGCAAGGCTACCACGAAGAATTCAACTCAGGCCCACACGATTATGGGGCTCCTGAAGGCTAACAAGAGTGCCCTGCTGTCCGGACTGTGGATGACGCTGAAGCTGACGATTGTCGGGATCATCTTCGCCATGATCTTCGGGATTATCCTCGGGGTCCTCGGGGTTGTCGAAAACAAGTTCGCTAACGGTCTCTCCAGTACCCTGATCTACATCTTCCGGGGGATTCCAATGATCGTGCTGGCATTCTTCATCTACATGGGGTTGCCAAACGTGATTGGCCACAAGGTGCCACTCTTCCTTGCCGGGATCTTAACCCTGACCTTTGACGAAGGGGCCTACATCGGTGCGATCGTTAAGGGTGGATTTGAATCCGTCAACGTCGGCCAGTGGGAAGCGGCCCGGAGTCTGGGGCTGCCTTACAGCAAGGCTCTGATCAAGGTTATCGCGCCGCAAGGATTCAAGCTGATGGTGCCATCACTGGTTAACCAGTTCATCATCACCCTGAAGGATACCTCGATTCTTTCCGCGATCGGGCTGATGGAATTAACCCAGACCGGGACCGTCATCATTTCCCAGAACATGGAAGGGTTCCGGATGTGGACGATCATTGCGGTAATCTACATCATCATCATTACCTTACTGACCTGGTTATCGAATTACGTACAGAAGAGGATGGATTAA
- a CDS encoding amino acid ABC transporter ATP-binding protein produces the protein MDAQYKVQIKDLHKSYGANDVLQGVSLNVKPSEVVCMIGPSGSGKSTFLRCINKLEEPNSGHVYVDGYDIADPKVDINKVRQNIGMVFQHFNLFPNMSVLENITLAPTQLGKATKEEAEKEAMHYLDLVGLKEKANVNPQTLSGGQKQRVAIARALAMKPDVMLFDEPTSALDPEMVGDVLGVMKTLAKQGMTMIVVTHEMGFAKQVADRVVFFHDGNIREQGTPDQIFEHPQHPDTKNFLDKVLNV, from the coding sequence ATGGATGCGCAATACAAAGTTCAAATTAAAGATCTGCACAAGAGTTACGGGGCCAACGATGTCTTGCAAGGAGTGAGTCTGAACGTTAAGCCGAGCGAAGTGGTCTGCATGATCGGTCCGTCCGGTTCCGGGAAGTCGACCTTCCTGCGCTGCATTAACAAGCTGGAAGAACCAAACAGTGGGCACGTCTACGTTGACGGTTACGATATTGCCGATCCGAAGGTGGACATCAACAAGGTGCGGCAGAATATCGGGATGGTTTTCCAGCACTTCAACCTCTTTCCAAACATGTCGGTCCTGGAAAACATCACTCTGGCGCCAACCCAATTGGGTAAGGCCACCAAGGAAGAGGCCGAAAAGGAAGCCATGCACTACCTCGACCTGGTTGGCTTAAAGGAAAAGGCCAACGTCAACCCGCAGACCCTCTCCGGTGGGCAAAAGCAGCGGGTGGCGATTGCCCGGGCCCTGGCGATGAAGCCAGACGTGATGCTCTTCGATGAACCAACCAGTGCCCTCGACCCCGAAATGGTCGGTGACGTGCTGGGCGTAATGAAGACCCTGGCTAAGCAGGGGATGACGATGATCGTCGTTACCCACGAAATGGGTTTTGCCAAGCAGGTGGCGGACCGGGTTGTCTTCTTCCACGACGGCAACATTCGGGAACAAGGGACGCCGGACCAGATCTTCGAGCATCCGCAGCACCCCGACACCAAGAACTTCCTGGACAAGGTCCTGAATGTTTAA
- a CDS encoding amino acid permease: MDKEQQQKLERSLKSRHVTMIAIGGAIGTGLFLGSGSAIHKAGPSIILSYLIVGIFCFFMMRALGELILADMTKHSFIDSVKEYLGDRMEFVAGWMYWACWLTLAMADLTATGIYLKYWFPSLPQWVGPLVIVVLLMLVNMVNVGLFGELESWFSMIKVLAILALIAVGIILIVLHSSVAGRPVSLANLVNHGGFFPTGPRGFLMSFQMVVFAFVGIEMVGLTAGETKNPNKDIPKAINTLPVRIGLFYIGSMIALMAIYPWNQIKTTSSPFVQVFAAIGVPGAAAILNFVVLTAAMSATNSAIFSTSRSLYSLARGGNAPRRFGELSAKAVPNNALTFSSLILFITVILNYIMPAGIFDMIASISTITFIFTWLIILWAHIQFRRQHPAGVSFFKMPGYPLTSWLTIAFFLAILVILLFIDSTRVPLLITTAIFIILAVGYGFFTKKEK; encoded by the coding sequence ATGGACAAAGAACAGCAGCAAAAACTTGAACGCTCACTGAAGAGCCGCCACGTGACAATGATTGCCATCGGTGGGGCGATCGGGACCGGGTTATTCCTGGGATCCGGTTCGGCGATTCATAAGGCCGGCCCATCGATCATTCTCTCGTACCTGATCGTCGGCATCTTTTGCTTCTTCATGATGCGGGCCCTCGGGGAATTAATTTTGGCCGACATGACCAAGCACTCCTTCATCGATTCGGTCAAGGAATACCTGGGTGACCGGATGGAATTCGTTGCCGGTTGGATGTATTGGGCCTGCTGGCTGACGCTGGCGATGGCCGACCTGACCGCGACGGGGATCTACCTCAAGTACTGGTTCCCAAGCCTGCCGCAGTGGGTGGGCCCGCTTGTGATCGTGGTGTTGTTGATGCTGGTCAACATGGTCAACGTCGGCCTGTTCGGGGAGCTAGAGAGTTGGTTCTCGATGATTAAGGTGCTGGCGATCCTGGCCCTGATTGCAGTCGGTATTATCCTGATCGTCCTGCATAGTTCGGTGGCAGGGCGGCCGGTTTCACTGGCGAATCTGGTCAACCACGGAGGCTTCTTCCCAACCGGACCGCGGGGCTTTCTGATGTCCTTTCAGATGGTCGTCTTTGCCTTTGTCGGCATTGAAATGGTTGGTTTGACGGCCGGTGAAACCAAGAACCCGAACAAGGATATTCCCAAGGCCATCAACACCCTGCCGGTTCGGATCGGCCTGTTCTACATCGGTTCCATGATTGCCCTGATGGCGATTTACCCGTGGAACCAGATCAAGACGACCTCCAGTCCCTTTGTCCAGGTCTTTGCGGCCATCGGGGTGCCGGGTGCGGCGGCCATTTTGAACTTCGTTGTGCTGACGGCGGCTATGTCGGCCACTAACAGTGCCATCTTTAGTACCAGCCGGTCCCTCTACTCACTGGCCCGGGGCGGAAATGCTCCCCGGCGGTTCGGTGAGCTGAGTGCCAAGGCGGTGCCGAACAATGCGCTGACTTTTTCGTCCCTGATCCTGTTCATCACGGTAATCCTGAACTACATCATGCCGGCGGGAATCTTTGACATGATCGCCAGCATCTCGACGATTACCTTTATCTTTACCTGGTTGATCATCCTCTGGGCCCATATCCAGTTTCGCCGCCAGCACCCGGCCGGGGTCAGTTTCTTCAAGATGCCGGGCTACCCGCTGACCAGCTGGCTGACGATCGCCTTTTTCCTGGCGATTCTGGTAATTCTGCTGTTTATCGACTCGACCCGGGTGCCGCTGCTGATCACGACCGCCATTTTTATTATCCTGGCGGTAGGTTACGGATTCTTTACCAAAAAAGAAAAATAA
- a CDS encoding aldo/keto reductase, translating into MDKSKLVQIGHSDVYATPLGLGTNAVGGYNLFPNLKDEDGRELVRAGLDSGITLLDTAFVYGLGHSEELVGQVLKEYDRSKIVLATKGAQDFSTGEQVIDNSPEFLTDQVNKSLERLQTDYIDIYYIHFPDHDTPKAEAVGALQKLKEAGKIRAIGISNFSLDQIKEANADGYVDVVEDEFSLLHQDHLTEGMLDYLHEHQISFVPYFPLASGLLTGKYDHHIDFPADDIRSQIADFSEPRFSKVLQAVDVIRPIAAAHQATVAQTVLAWYMQNPLISVVIPGAKHADQVKANAKAMDVKLTEEEYQIIEKAFEGFKNTTSGKSLADPD; encoded by the coding sequence ATGGATAAGTCAAAATTAGTACAAATTGGTCACTCTGACGTTTATGCAACCCCACTGGGCCTCGGAACCAACGCGGTCGGCGGCTACAACCTCTTCCCGAACCTCAAGGATGAAGACGGTCGGGAGCTCGTCCGTGCCGGTCTCGACAGTGGCATCACTCTGCTGGACACCGCCTTTGTTTACGGGCTCGGCCATTCCGAAGAGTTGGTCGGTCAGGTTTTGAAGGAATACGACCGGAGCAAGATTGTCCTCGCTACCAAGGGGGCCCAAGACTTCTCTACCGGCGAACAGGTTATTGACAACAGTCCTGAATTCTTGACGGACCAGGTCAACAAGAGTCTGGAACGGCTGCAGACCGACTACATCGACATCTACTACATCCACTTCCCAGACCACGACACTCCGAAGGCCGAAGCGGTCGGTGCCCTGCAAAAGCTCAAGGAAGCCGGCAAGATCCGGGCCATTGGGATCTCCAACTTCAGCCTGGACCAAATCAAGGAAGCCAATGCCGATGGTTACGTTGACGTCGTCGAGGACGAGTTTAGTCTCCTCCACCAGGACCACCTGACCGAGGGAATGCTTGACTACCTGCACGAGCACCAAATCAGCTTTGTTCCATACTTCCCACTGGCATCAGGCCTTTTGACCGGTAAATATGACCACCACATCGACTTCCCAGCCGATGATATCCGGAGTCAGATTGCCGACTTCAGTGAGCCACGGTTCAGCAAGGTTCTCCAGGCCGTCGACGTTATCCGGCCAATTGCCGCTGCCCACCAGGCAACGGTTGCCCAAACCGTCCTGGCTTGGTACATGCAGAATCCACTGATCTCCGTTGTAATTCCGGGGGCCAAGCACGCCGATCAGGTCAAGGCCAACGCCAAGGCCATGGACGTAAAGCTGACCGAAGAGGAATACCAAATCATCGAAAAGGCCTTCGAGGGCTTCAAGAACACGACGAGTGGCAAGTCATTGGCCGATCCAGACTAA
- a CDS encoding NupC/NupG family nucleoside CNT transporter, with protein sequence MYLAINILGLIVFLAIGWLFSKDRKAINWKTVGIMIVINLILAWFLTGSAAGRAGVKAAADGFVWIVDVSAKGTVFALGAWYNTKNLNFICSALMPILMIVPLFDILTYIGFLPWIIKWIGRGLSFITGQPKFESFFAVEMMFLGNTEVLAVSGMQIRKMSKERNLTLAMMSMSCVTASILGSYILMMPGQYILTAVPINIMNSLIATSMLNPVKVAPEDDTIEKVGATDNGKKEPFFSFLGDSILGAGKLILIIIANVIAFVALAALIDKILGLFWKPLSLESILGVIMFPFSWLLGLPVHQAWMLSQDMGMKLVTNEFVVMGKVTGAINHYPEHLKAVLTVFVTSFANFGTLGMIIGAFKGLANKEDNDYIATNIGYLLLSGILVSLLSAAFVGLFVW encoded by the coding sequence ATGTATCTCGCAATCAATATTCTGGGACTGATTGTGTTCCTCGCGATTGGCTGGCTCTTCTCCAAGGACCGCAAAGCCATCAACTGGAAGACGGTTGGTATTATGATTGTTATTAACCTTATCCTGGCATGGTTCCTGACTGGTTCTGCCGCAGGACGTGCCGGTGTTAAGGCTGCCGCTGACGGTTTCGTTTGGATCGTTGACGTATCCGCAAAGGGGACCGTCTTTGCACTGGGTGCTTGGTACAACACTAAGAACCTGAACTTCATCTGTTCGGCACTGATGCCAATTCTGATGATTGTTCCATTGTTCGATATCTTGACTTACATTGGCTTCTTGCCATGGATCATCAAGTGGATCGGACGGGGACTTTCATTCATTACTGGTCAACCAAAGTTCGAATCATTCTTTGCCGTTGAAATGATGTTCTTAGGGAACACTGAAGTGCTGGCCGTTTCTGGTATGCAGATTCGGAAGATGAGCAAGGAACGTAACCTGACTCTGGCCATGATGTCAATGTCTTGTGTTACCGCCTCAATCCTTGGTTCATACATTCTGATGATGCCTGGTCAATACATTCTGACCGCCGTTCCAATCAACATCATGAACTCGCTGATTGCTACTAGTATGCTGAACCCAGTTAAGGTTGCTCCAGAAGACGACACCATCGAAAAGGTTGGTGCTACCGACAACGGTAAGAAGGAACCATTCTTCAGCTTCTTGGGTGACTCCATCCTGGGCGCTGGTAAGCTGATTCTGATCATCATCGCCAACGTTATTGCCTTCGTTGCCCTGGCTGCCCTGATCGACAAGATCCTGGGTCTGTTCTGGAAGCCACTGTCCCTGGAAAGCATCCTGGGTGTCATCATGTTCCCATTCTCCTGGCTGCTGGGTCTGCCAGTACACCAGGCATGGATGCTGTCTCAGGACATGGGGATGAAGCTGGTTACCAACGAATTCGTTGTTATGGGTAAGGTTACCGGTGCGATCAACCACTACCCAGAACACTTGAAGGCCGTTCTGACCGTCTTCGTTACCTCCTTCGCCAACTTCGGTACTCTTGGTATGATCATCGGTGCCTTCAAGGGTCTGGCAAACAAGGAAGATAACGACTACATCGCTACTAACATTGGTTACCTCTTACTTTCCGGTATCCTGGTATCCCTGTTATCAGCAGCCTTTGTTGGTCTGTTCGTTTGGTAA
- the rihC gene encoding ribonucleoside hydrolase RihC codes for MATKIIMDTDPGIDDAAALTMAINDPAIDLKLITAVAGNVTVDKTTANALKIVHFFGKDIPVAAGAEQPLIKPFEDAARIHGESGMPGYDFGDDYGKPLDKTAVEALHDAIMAEDEVILVPTGSYTNIALLFSQYPEVKSHIKKIVAMGGSLSGGNMTSVAEFNVFTDPDAARIMYNAGIPIVTVGLDVTLKALLTKDSIDKLATLNKTGEMLHALITHYNDGTEAGRPMHDVNTIFYLLHPEAFTTKKMWVDVQTEGPAIGALVGDIRGAYHDGKTNAEVCVDIDADYFNKWFLEEVSKMN; via the coding sequence ATGGCTACGAAGATTATTATGGATACTGACCCGGGAATTGATGACGCTGCCGCACTGACGATGGCCATCAATGATCCCGCAATCGACTTGAAGCTGATCACCGCCGTTGCGGGGAACGTGACCGTCGACAAGACGACCGCTAACGCCTTAAAGATCGTTCACTTCTTTGGCAAGGACATTCCGGTGGCCGCTGGTGCCGAGCAGCCACTGATCAAGCCGTTTGAGGACGCCGCCCGGATTCACGGTGAATCAGGGATGCCCGGCTACGACTTCGGCGACGATTACGGTAAGCCGCTCGACAAGACGGCCGTTGAAGCCCTGCACGACGCCATCATGGCCGAAGATGAGGTCATCCTGGTGCCAACCGGCTCCTACACCAACATTGCCCTGCTGTTCAGCCAGTACCCAGAAGTAAAGAGCCACATTAAGAAGATCGTGGCCATGGGTGGCTCCCTGTCCGGCGGAAACATGACCAGCGTTGCCGAATTTAACGTCTTCACTGACCCGGATGCTGCGCGGATCATGTACAATGCCGGCATTCCAATCGTTACGGTTGGCCTGGACGTGACCCTGAAGGCCCTGCTGACCAAGGACTCAATTGACAAGCTGGCCACGCTGAACAAGACCGGTGAAATGCTGCACGCTCTGATCACCCACTACAACGATGGGACGGAAGCAGGACGGCCAATGCACGACGTTAACACCATCTTCTACCTGCTTCACCCAGAAGCCTTCACGACCAAGAAGATGTGGGTCGACGTTCAGACTGAGGGCCCAGCCATCGGTGCCCTGGTCGGTGACATCCGTGGTGCCTACCACGATGGCAAGACCAACGCCGAAGTTTGCGTAGACATTGACGCCGACTACTTCAACAAGTGGTTCTTAGAAGAAGTCAGCAAGATGAACTAA
- the rsmG gene encoding 16S rRNA (guanine(527)-N(7))-methyltransferase RsmG has protein sequence MNPEQFQHRLADHGIELTAKQMEQFATYYRMLVESNQHVNLTRITAENDVYLKHFYDSIIGALAEPRLQTESLTLCDIGAGAGFPSLPLKIAFPQLKVTIVDSLNKRINFLDDLVTTLGLTEVQLIHDRAETFSAKKSPHREQFDLVTARAVARLAVLSELCLPAVKVGGEFVAYKALAAPEELAQAQAAIKKLGGQVRQTVKLTLPEIDEERNVILIDKVAPTPGKYPRRPGLPNKKPIQ, from the coding sequence ATGAACCCTGAACAATTTCAGCACCGACTGGCGGATCACGGGATTGAGCTAACTGCTAAGCAAATGGAGCAGTTCGCTACCTATTACCGGATGCTGGTCGAGAGCAATCAACACGTTAACCTAACGCGGATCACCGCCGAAAATGATGTCTACCTTAAGCACTTTTACGACTCCATCATTGGTGCCCTGGCTGAACCACGCCTGCAGACCGAATCACTGACGCTGTGCGACATTGGCGCCGGCGCCGGCTTTCCGTCACTGCCGTTGAAAATCGCCTTTCCACAACTGAAGGTCACCATTGTTGATTCGCTAAATAAGCGGATTAACTTCTTGGATGACCTGGTGACAACCCTGGGACTGACCGAGGTCCAGCTGATTCACGATCGCGCGGAGACCTTCAGCGCCAAGAAGAGCCCGCACCGGGAGCAGTTCGACCTGGTGACGGCCCGGGCGGTGGCTCGTTTAGCGGTCCTCAGTGAGCTCTGTCTACCGGCAGTCAAGGTTGGTGGGGAGTTCGTAGCCTACAAGGCCCTGGCGGCACCAGAGGAGTTGGCTCAGGCCCAAGCGGCGATCAAGAAGCTGGGTGGTCAGGTGCGGCAGACGGTTAAGCTGACCCTGCCGGAGATTGACGAGGAACGCAACGTGATCCTGATCGACAAGGTTGCACCGACGCCGGGCAAGTACCCGCGGCGTCCAGGGCTGCCGAACAAAAAGCCAATTCAATAG
- a CDS encoding nucleoid occlusion protein: MAFSLFNFGKNESTNGKNKVVDIKLDQIVPNRYQPRKVFDQEDLQELAHTIDEHGLLQPIVLREYEPAKYEIIAGERRYRAMKLLNWDTAPAIIKKMTDEESASLALVENLQRAQLSSVEEAQAYRQLMDLNHLTQAALAKGMGKSQSFVANKLRLLKLITPVQTAILDHRISERHGRALLDLDEDQQRTMLMRIVNERLTVRQTEDEVAKVLGRPLPSVVAKQKAAAREEAQQQATAPALTEPAPEPKATKPAKKAHRKRTSKKPAKTTPKASDGRIALNTIKKSIKMATENGFTVTTHESSTKDSYRITIEIPKEQ, translated from the coding sequence ATGGCATTTTCGCTGTTTAACTTTGGTAAGAATGAATCGACTAACGGAAAAAACAAGGTAGTGGACATCAAGCTGGACCAGATCGTGCCCAACCGCTACCAGCCCCGGAAGGTCTTTGACCAGGAGGACCTGCAGGAACTGGCCCACACGATTGACGAGCACGGGCTCCTGCAGCCGATTGTTCTCCGGGAGTATGAACCGGCAAAGTACGAAATCATCGCGGGTGAGCGGCGCTACCGGGCAATGAAGCTCTTAAACTGGGACACCGCTCCAGCAATCATCAAGAAGATGACGGATGAGGAGTCCGCTTCCCTGGCCCTGGTGGAAAATCTGCAACGGGCGCAGCTGAGCTCGGTTGAAGAGGCCCAGGCCTACCGTCAATTGATGGATCTCAACCACCTGACCCAGGCGGCCCTCGCCAAGGGGATGGGCAAGAGCCAGTCTTTCGTGGCCAACAAACTCCGGCTCCTGAAGCTGATCACTCCGGTTCAGACCGCCATTTTGGACCACCGGATTTCCGAACGCCACGGTCGGGCCCTGCTGGACTTGGATGAGGATCAGCAACGGACGATGCTGATGCGGATCGTCAACGAACGCCTGACCGTCCGGCAAACCGAGGACGAGGTGGCCAAGGTACTGGGCCGGCCCCTGCCATCCGTGGTGGCCAAACAAAAGGCCGCGGCCCGGGAGGAAGCTCAACAGCAGGCCACCGCTCCGGCACTAACCGAACCAGCACCGGAACCGAAAGCAACCAAGCCGGCCAAGAAGGCTCACCGCAAGCGAACCAGCAAAAAGCCAGCCAAGACCACCCCGAAGGCCAGCGACGGTCGGATTGCCTTGAATACGATCAAGAAATCCATTAAGATGGCCACCGAAAACGGCTTTACGGTCACTACCCACGAGAGCAGCACCAAGGATAGCTACCGGATTACCATTGAGATTCCAAAGGAGCAGTAA
- a CDS encoding ParA family protein: protein MAAVIALANQKGGVGKTTTSINLGACLADLKQRVLLIDLDPQGNATSGLGIEKRDIEKSVYDVLINEVPLKEVIQPSSHPGLDIAPTTIALSGAEVELTNLMARETRLKDAFGDVRDQYDFILIDCPPSLGLLTINAFTAADSILIPVQSEYYALEGLSQLQNTINLVRKHFNPNMKIEGVLLTMYDKRTNLGQQVNAEVRKAFGDRVYQTVIPRNVRLSEAPSHGMAIVDYDKRSTGATVYKELAKEVLAKHGKA, encoded by the coding sequence ATGGCTGCAGTAATTGCCTTAGCCAACCAAAAAGGTGGCGTCGGGAAGACTACCACGAGTATTAACCTGGGGGCGTGCCTGGCCGATCTCAAGCAGCGGGTCTTATTGATTGACCTGGATCCGCAGGGAAACGCCACCAGTGGTTTAGGAATTGAAAAGCGTGACATTGAAAAAAGTGTCTACGATGTGCTGATTAATGAGGTCCCGTTGAAGGAGGTCATTCAGCCGTCTAGTCATCCGGGGCTCGACATTGCGCCGACCACGATTGCCCTCTCGGGGGCCGAGGTGGAATTGACCAATCTGATGGCCCGCGAAACGCGGCTGAAGGATGCCTTTGGCGACGTGCGTGATCAGTATGACTTTATCCTTATTGACTGCCCGCCATCGTTAGGATTATTGACAATCAACGCCTTCACGGCGGCCGACTCGATCCTGATTCCGGTTCAAAGCGAGTACTACGCGCTGGAAGGCTTGAGCCAGCTGCAAAACACGATTAACCTGGTAAGGAAGCACTTCAACCCGAACATGAAGATCGAAGGGGTGCTGCTGACCATGTACGACAAGCGGACCAACCTGGGTCAGCAAGTTAACGCCGAGGTGCGCAAGGCCTTTGGCGACCGGGTCTACCAAACGGTGATTCCGCGCAACGTCCGCCTGTCCGAAGCCCCCAGTCACGGCATGGCAATCGTTGATTACGACAAGCGGTCGACCGGAGCCACAGTCTATAAAGAGTTAGCAAAGGAAGTGTTGGCAAAACATGGCAAAGCGTAA
- a CDS encoding ParB/RepB/Spo0J family partition protein: MAKRKTSALGRGIEALFEENSVDESNASESVQDVSLSAIRANPYQPRRTFDQAGLKELADSIKKSGVFQPIILRQPDPQVERYELVAGERRFRASKLAKQKTIPAIVRVMSDEQMMEIAVLENLQREDLTPLEEAQAYQTLMTKLSLTQAQVATKLGKSRPYIANYLRLLGLPEPIKKALNAGDLSMGQARTILGLKDKRQLTKLAKRAVDQNLTVRQLEKLVAEMNGTAVKKSRHKSQRKPVYIREAESQLQSKFGTKVALAQSRKKGSGKIEIPYSSTDDLTRILELLNISLD; this comes from the coding sequence ATGGCAAAGCGTAAAACAAGTGCCCTCGGCCGGGGAATCGAGGCCCTCTTTGAAGAAAATTCCGTTGACGAGTCTAATGCCAGTGAAAGCGTCCAGGACGTTTCCCTGAGTGCAATCCGGGCCAATCCCTACCAGCCACGGCGGACCTTTGATCAGGCCGGTCTTAAGGAACTGGCGGACTCAATCAAGAAGTCAGGGGTCTTCCAGCCAATCATCCTGCGCCAACCGGATCCCCAGGTGGAGCGTTACGAGCTGGTAGCCGGTGAACGGCGCTTCCGGGCGTCCAAGCTGGCTAAGCAGAAGACGATCCCGGCGATTGTCCGGGTGATGAGCGACGAGCAGATGATGGAAATCGCCGTCCTGGAAAACCTTCAGCGTGAGGACCTGACGCCACTGGAAGAGGCCCAGGCCTACCAGACGCTCATGACCAAGCTCTCCCTGACTCAGGCCCAGGTGGCCACCAAGCTGGGGAAGAGCCGTCCCTACATTGCTAACTACCTGCGGCTGCTGGGTTTGCCGGAGCCAATCAAGAAGGCCCTAAACGCCGGCGACCTTTCCATGGGTCAGGCCCGGACGATTCTGGGACTCAAGGACAAGCGCCAGTTGACCAAGCTTGCCAAGCGTGCCGTCGATCAAAATCTGACGGTTCGCCAGTTGGAGAAATTGGTTGCCGAGATGAACGGGACGGCGGTGAAAAAGAGCCGCCACAAGAGTCAGCGCAAGCCGGTCTACATTCGGGAGGCCGAAAGCCAGCTGCAGAGCAAGTTTGGCACCAAGGTGGCCCTTGCCCAGAGCCGGAAGAAGGGCAGCGGCAAGATTGAAATTCCATACTCATCGACGGACGACTTGACGCGGATCCTCGAATTGCTGAACATTTCATTGGACTAG
- a CDS encoding DUF951 domain-containing protein, which translates to MATYDKGDIVMMKKPHPCGTNRWQITRVGADIKIQCTGCGHLVMMTRQKFDKGLKKVLEHADSADE; encoded by the coding sequence ATGGCAACTTACGATAAGGGTGACATTGTGATGATGAAGAAGCCCCACCCGTGCGGCACCAACCGTTGGCAGATTACCCGGGTTGGCGCGGACATTAAGATTCAATGCACGGGCTGCGGCCACCTGGTAATGATGACCCGCCAGAAGTTCGATAAGGGCCTCAAGAAGGTTTTGGAGCACGCTGATTCGGCGGACGAATAA